CGTTGCCTTCTTGCCGATGTCACCGAGCTTGGCCGAGCCGTGGATGCGGTTGATGGTGTCGACGTCGCCCTTGAACAGATACATGGCGCGCGCGCCCAGCGGATTATCGATGCCGCCCGGCATGCCATCCGGCAGCCATTTCGCCAGGTCCGGCTTCTTCTGCAGGTGATAGGGAGCGGGAATCCAGTTGGGCCATTCCTTCATCTTGGCGATGGTGACTTCGCCTTCCCAGGCATGGGCGCCCTTGCCCACGGCAACGCCATAACGGAGCGCCTGCCCGCCGCCGAGGACGAGGTAGAGGAAGCACTTGCCGGGATCGACCACCACTGAACCTTCCGGCAGGTCCGTCTCATAGGCCATCTGCTTGCGCTGATACTTGAAGGCGAGCTTCTTCCACTCGTCCATGTTGACGGCATAGGGCTCCTGCGCGCGGGCAACCGCCGGCAGGAACAGGCCGGCACTGGCGGCGAGGAGACGGCGGCGGGAAAGCTGCATGACAAAGGGTACCCGGTCTGAGAAGTTGCACTGGTTTATCGCTGCCCGTGAATCTGTTCAATATGATGGCAGCGCCCC
The nucleotide sequence above comes from Hyphomicrobiales bacterium. Encoded proteins:
- a CDS encoding L,D-transpeptidase; its protein translation is MQLSRRRLLAASAGLFLPAVARAQEPYAVNMDEWKKLAFKYQRKQMAYETDLPEGSVVVDPGKCFLYLVLGGGQALRYGVAVGKGAHAWEGEVTIAKMKEWPNWIPAPYHLQKKPDLAKWLPDGMPGGIDNPLGARAMYLFKGDVDTINRIHGSAKLGDIGKKATAGCIGMLNGDVIDLYSRVQVGTRVVMKKSGFFG